The Sphingobacterium bambusae genome includes a window with the following:
- a CDS encoding serine/threonine protein kinase, which translates to MKNIDRTPNKAKGFLTNSSGSYVHFLEEFGFAYCIQEPWLIVDNNRDPFEWILCLSITMRDVAEVLEIVLPVLYEFDVSFSLINSSFQHNRINNHAFPAHLYGKPLIIYPNHSSQAVEISAIIHRKTAAFQALYLPNCIRLGAILYATKIEPVNNDLGLMINGKVYQLANTLLTIKSMSPFPSAMLMEDPKIRRFIRGRYLPVKLISSSHKGNIVKAFDVFRMNWLFVKQAATWAAEDNLGRQMIDRLKWQQNIAIALSDLINVPKVVDFVEQDGYSYLITEFVEGNSIDDLIKSQNVTAEFIIEIYIKAVMQLQKMHLAGYVHRDFTAKNILIDKKGLVWLTDLELAAELTDLEFTPFQSGTFGYMSRSQQNGETARISDDVFAAGALLYYIFSKEHPRLLCESSTSKMLKKIDGLDIEDAYKAVIRLCIIEERDNLDIGHVLTLLKSDELESMRSEDQKRLAIGVHRKSFYLILSTVLAALTTVAAIYLASDDANSKPSGFKRDFNFQNPILISEYKLPLDILSIAGEYKGDLYVGTSISGQYAKLLDATDLIERKDISSDSLLNSTLSKKVIVQVDSFGISIADGQRSTIFVKSHDSDNVKIIKTASPFTRAARVSSDKFIVRAFNRANQDQSFYSLTAHVPTFNNESQITEVFSDAGFSTSGFLRCINENRCVYVTRFANKIFVTDTALHVVDHGTTIDTISEYTLHSKKDVKGSIGTISSTQMPRIVNKAIEVTSKLIYVISMIKADNQLDSFYDNHISIDVYDLHANYLGSFTIPSQNIDRLRSVRVLNRDMYVLYPGLLQVFKLSGNVRLNNNPRS; encoded by the coding sequence ATGAAAAACATCGACCGAACTCCGAACAAGGCTAAAGGGTTTTTAACCAACTCTTCTGGATCATATGTCCATTTTCTGGAAGAATTTGGCTTCGCCTACTGCATTCAGGAACCTTGGTTGATAGTTGATAATAATAGAGATCCATTTGAATGGATACTCTGTCTATCGATCACGATGCGTGATGTAGCTGAAGTCTTAGAAATTGTCCTCCCAGTGCTTTACGAATTTGATGTATCATTTAGTTTGATAAACTCGTCTTTTCAGCATAACAGAATAAACAATCACGCATTTCCCGCTCACCTTTATGGTAAGCCGCTTATAATCTATCCTAATCATAGTAGTCAAGCAGTTGAAATTTCTGCGATTATTCATCGAAAAACTGCTGCCTTTCAAGCGCTGTACCTTCCAAATTGTATTCGTTTAGGTGCCATACTTTATGCAACTAAGATCGAGCCTGTCAATAATGACCTTGGTTTAATGATCAACGGAAAAGTATATCAATTGGCAAATACATTGCTAACAATAAAATCAATGTCGCCATTTCCCTCGGCGATGCTCATGGAGGACCCAAAGATACGTAGATTTATTAGGGGTAGATATCTACCGGTCAAATTGATTTCATCGAGTCACAAAGGCAATATTGTTAAAGCGTTTGATGTATTTAGAATGAATTGGCTCTTCGTAAAGCAAGCTGCCACTTGGGCTGCGGAAGACAATCTTGGACGACAGATGATTGATCGCCTAAAATGGCAACAAAACATAGCGATAGCGTTATCGGATCTAATAAACGTACCCAAAGTAGTAGATTTTGTTGAACAGGATGGATACAGCTATTTGATAACTGAATTCGTAGAAGGAAATTCAATCGATGATTTGATTAAATCCCAGAATGTCACTGCGGAATTTATTATTGAGATCTACATCAAAGCCGTTATGCAACTTCAAAAGATGCATCTTGCAGGTTATGTCCACAGGGACTTCACGGCTAAGAATATCTTAATCGATAAAAAAGGGCTAGTTTGGCTTACTGATCTCGAATTGGCTGCTGAGCTGACTGATCTTGAATTTACGCCGTTCCAAAGTGGAACATTCGGATACATGTCAAGATCGCAGCAGAATGGTGAAACAGCTCGTATCAGTGACGATGTATTCGCCGCTGGTGCCCTGCTATACTATATTTTTTCTAAAGAGCATCCTAGGCTCCTTTGTGAATCTTCTACCTCTAAAATGCTTAAGAAGATTGATGGACTCGATATAGAAGATGCCTACAAGGCTGTGATACGACTTTGTATTATTGAGGAACGGGATAACCTCGATATCGGTCATGTACTGACGCTTCTAAAAAGCGATGAACTGGAGTCAATGAGATCGGAAGACCAGAAAAGACTGGCAATAGGTGTCCATAGAAAAAGTTTTTACCTGATTCTTAGTACGGTTTTAGCAGCTTTGACAACTGTGGCCGCTATTTATTTGGCAAGTGATGACGCTAACTCGAAGCCAAGTGGTTTTAAACGCGATTTTAATTTTCAGAACCCTATATTAATTTCTGAGTATAAGCTACCATTGGATATTCTGAGTATTGCCGGAGAATATAAAGGCGATTTATACGTCGGGACATCAATTTCTGGACAGTATGCAAAACTCTTAGATGCAACTGATCTTATAGAACGTAAGGACATAAGTTCAGATAGTCTACTAAATTCGACCCTTTCCAAAAAGGTAATTGTCCAAGTCGATTCATTCGGAATTTCCATCGCTGATGGCCAACGGAGTACAATATTTGTGAAATCGCACGACAGTGACAATGTAAAAATAATCAAAACAGCCTCTCCCTTCACACGAGCTGCAAGGGTATCTTCTGATAAATTCATAGTTCGAGCCTTCAACAGAGCAAATCAAGACCAGTCTTTCTACTCCTTAACCGCTCACGTTCCGACATTTAATAACGAAAGCCAGATAACTGAAGTTTTTTCTGACGCTGGATTTTCGACAAGTGGATTTCTGCGATGTATTAATGAAAACAGATGCGTTTACGTTACCCGGTTTGCAAACAAAATATTTGTTACTGATACTGCTCTTCATGTCGTAGATCATGGCACTACGATCGACACCATTAGCGAGTATACCCTTCACTCAAAGAAAGATGTCAAAGGTAGCATCGGTACAATTTCCAGTACGCAGATGCCCCGCATTGTAAACAAGGCAATCGAGGTCACATCAAAATTGATTTACGTAATCAGTATGATAAAGGCTGACAATCAACTTGATTCATTTTACGACAATCATATAAGTATTGATGTCTACGATCTACACGCAAATTATTTGGGATCTTTCACTATCCCGAGCCAAAATATAGACAGGTTACGGAGCGTACGTGTGCTAAATCGAGATATGTATGTTCTTTATCCTGGTTTATTACAAGTCTTTAAGTTGTCAGGTAATGTAAGGTTAAACAATAATCCCAGGTCATGA
- a CDS encoding MauE/DoxX family redox-associated membrane protein, translated as MKNQFFITLFHGVLVFVFLYSALSKLLDFGYFKAELDKSPFLERWTVVLDYLIPLSEIIVVIMLLVKSTRTLALYLYLYMMSSFCFYVYLMMTKAHYLPCACMGLFGKWLSWEAHLLVNVFLLVLTILVILLNNKDSARAAHAATG; from the coding sequence ATGAAGAATCAATTTTTTATTACGCTATTTCACGGCGTTCTCGTTTTTGTTTTTCTATATTCTGCACTAAGTAAATTACTTGATTTCGGATATTTTAAAGCAGAACTAGATAAAAGCCCTTTTCTAGAACGTTGGACAGTTGTTCTTGATTATTTGATACCATTATCAGAAATCATTGTGGTGATCATGCTGTTAGTTAAGTCAACCCGGACACTTGCACTCTACTTATACCTTTACATGATGAGTTCCTTCTGCTTTTATGTTTATCTCATGATGACTAAAGCGCATTATCTTCCCTGTGCATGTATGGGGCTGTTTGGTAAGTGGTTGAGCTGGGAAGCGCACCTTTTGGTTAACGTATTTCTCCTTGTCCTCACAATACTTGTAATTCTTTTGAACAATAAAGATTCGGCCCGTGCAGCGCATGCTGCGACTGGGTAA
- a CDS encoding RteC domain-containing protein, translating to MLSIEYETLYSSMLEQLQNINGALDEAANNLSDSLYCTVSSLQSLREMLKKYPPEDEAEQIYFFKYVKPKFQSWHIYVIEIHHLLLSVPIGTEQMIRDYYMNELHVINRFTQRYAFYYQYYLTNETSKDADFFLPSNKTEFPPEQENIVVEAGFATNMDFIFAKFRAFDMLRDFIIKRVRLLYQKVELGILSELVTARKFWWSGDKVELIELAYGIYHTHRFNGGAAEINDIVQWLEESLHVDLGQAYRMFLDIRRRKTVSYTKYLDEMSAAIHHHIDESNSLKRKKKKVLRST from the coding sequence ATGCTATCAATTGAGTATGAAACGCTTTATTCTTCTATGCTTGAACAATTACAAAACATCAATGGAGCTTTGGACGAAGCTGCGAACAATCTGTCCGATTCACTTTATTGTACGGTAAGTTCGCTCCAGAGTTTACGCGAAATGTTAAAAAAATATCCCCCAGAAGATGAAGCTGAGCAGATTTACTTCTTTAAATACGTTAAACCTAAATTTCAAAGTTGGCATATCTACGTTATTGAGATTCATCATTTATTGCTTTCTGTCCCGATTGGGACAGAACAAATGATACGTGACTATTACATGAATGAGCTACATGTTATCAACAGGTTTACGCAGCGCTACGCATTTTATTACCAATACTATCTCACGAATGAAACGAGTAAAGATGCAGATTTTTTTCTTCCATCAAATAAAACTGAATTTCCTCCCGAACAGGAGAACATCGTGGTGGAAGCAGGTTTTGCAACAAATATGGACTTTATTTTTGCAAAATTTAGGGCATTCGATATGTTACGGGATTTTATAATAAAGCGCGTACGATTACTTTATCAGAAAGTAGAACTGGGTATATTATCGGAATTGGTTACTGCACGTAAATTTTGGTGGTCTGGGGATAAAGTTGAGTTGATTGAGCTCGCCTACGGAATTTACCATACACATCGATTTAATGGTGGCGCAGCAGAAATTAATGATATTGTGCAATGGCTCGAAGAGAGTCTTCACGTAGATTTAGGACAAGCATATCGGATGTTTCTGGATATAAGACGACGAAAAACGGTAAGCTATACAAAGTATTTGGATGAAATGAGCGCTGCAATTCATCACCATATCGATGAATCAAATAGCTTAAAACGCAAAAAAAAAAAGGTTTTACGATCAACCTAA
- a CDS encoding MBOAT family O-acyltransferase produces MTIGEYVKKRNGVPFGDPRSLKYNIRRSLGAKNFATFWNFWNPIFGYYLGKYIFKPLTQLIHSSLALMLTFVISGAIHDLFTTLIRGKLSIFFCIWFFFMSLAVVLSKSLNYDLSRSSWISRAISNLSIVIFCALITIILNKIVLS; encoded by the coding sequence ATGACGATTGGAGAATATGTTAAAAAAAGAAACGGCGTCCCGTTTGGAGACCCACGGTCATTAAAATATAATATACGAAGATCGCTAGGAGCGAAAAATTTTGCAACGTTTTGGAATTTTTGGAACCCAATTTTCGGATATTATCTCGGTAAATACATATTTAAACCCCTTACACAGTTAATTCATAGCTCCTTAGCATTAATGCTAACCTTTGTCATTTCCGGAGCGATCCACGATCTGTTCACAACTTTAATTCGAGGAAAATTATCAATCTTTTTCTGTATTTGGTTTTTTTTTATGTCTTTGGCTGTCGTGTTATCAAAATCGCTAAACTATGATTTATCTAGAAGTTCATGGATTAGCAGAGCGATCTCAAATTTATCAATAGTAATTTTCTGCGCTCTAATAACCATAATACTAAATAAAATAGTCTTAAGCTGA
- a CDS encoding response regulator transcription factor, which yields MSPLKQFFSASNRIDTISDHDKKQLNSYHEIIYAFSRTTNASIYIIDYEKKEFEYVSENPLFLCGHSAEEVMQLGYAFYLKNVPSEDLQLLIQINKIGFDFFDRIPVAERRFYSISYDFHLITDEKERKLVNQKLTPIFLTETGKIWKALCIVTHSHEKVAGNIKVYKKWGLDILRYDLLQGRWKTNKKIDLTFRDVQILELSMRSYTINEIAAELFLSPDTIKFHRRKLFKKLDVSSMSEAIFFAEANKLI from the coding sequence ATGAGCCCACTAAAGCAATTTTTCTCTGCCAGTAACCGAATCGATACCATAAGCGACCATGATAAGAAACAATTAAACAGCTATCACGAGATTATTTATGCATTCTCTCGTACAACCAATGCTAGTATCTATATCATAGATTACGAAAAAAAGGAATTCGAATATGTTTCTGAGAACCCTTTATTTCTTTGTGGGCACAGTGCTGAAGAGGTTATGCAGTTAGGGTACGCTTTTTATCTGAAGAACGTACCGTCGGAAGATCTTCAACTTTTGATTCAAATTAACAAAATTGGCTTTGATTTTTTCGATCGGATCCCCGTAGCAGAGCGACGATTTTATAGTATATCCTATGATTTTCATTTGATCACAGATGAAAAAGAGAGGAAATTGGTTAATCAAAAGCTGACACCAATTTTTTTGACCGAGACTGGAAAGATTTGGAAAGCATTATGTATCGTCACTCATTCTCATGAAAAAGTTGCCGGTAATATAAAAGTGTATAAAAAATGGGGTTTAGATATATTGAGGTATGACTTGCTACAAGGTCGTTGGAAAACAAACAAAAAAATCGATTTAACTTTCCGTGACGTGCAAATTTTAGAATTATCCATGCGTAGCTATACGATAAATGAAATTGCAGCAGAATTATTCCTTTCTCCTGACACTATAAAATTCCATCGGCGAAAACTGTTTAAAAAACTGGATGTATCAAGCATGAGTGAGGCAATATTTTTTGCAGAAGCGAACAAGCTCATCTAA
- a CDS encoding ThiF family adenylyltransferase gives MVKKESNSLIFEYKPWHMTDSRYTRNRIFLKENEQEKIKSTPIFLGGCGIGSVIAECALRFGFENITLADGDAVELTNLNRQNFLEADVSNLKVTALKNRLLSINSDAKINIFPAYLNEENCEEALIGHTIAINALDFSKEFPVKFDELCIANKITILHPYNLGWGGLLTVVGQQSPSLQILNKGCDKFSEITFIEYVLDYYDYWGKSQTWLKNLINEFKNEDVPQSPPQLSIGSWILGSICTHVLYKLATGENVKLFPEFYLSTIQDFDR, from the coding sequence GTGGTCAAGAAAGAATCAAATAGCCTTATTTTTGAATATAAACCATGGCATATGACAGATAGTAGATACACTAGAAACCGAATTTTTCTAAAGGAAAATGAACAGGAGAAAATTAAAAGTACTCCAATCTTTTTGGGTGGATGTGGCATCGGAAGCGTTATTGCTGAGTGCGCACTTCGATTTGGCTTTGAAAATATCACATTGGCAGATGGCGATGCAGTAGAACTAACCAATCTCAATCGCCAAAACTTCTTGGAAGCTGATGTGAGCAATTTAAAAGTAACAGCATTAAAAAATCGCCTTCTTTCGATAAACTCTGATGCAAAAATTAATATTTTTCCAGCCTATTTAAATGAAGAGAACTGTGAAGAGGCTTTAATCGGACATACGATTGCGATTAATGCACTTGATTTTTCGAAAGAATTTCCGGTAAAGTTTGATGAGCTTTGTATAGCTAATAAAATTACCATCTTGCATCCCTACAATCTAGGATGGGGAGGTCTTTTGACTGTAGTTGGTCAACAGTCTCCTTCTTTGCAAATCTTGAATAAAGGATGTGATAAATTTAGTGAAATTACCTTTATTGAATACGTATTGGACTACTATGATTATTGGGGTAAATCACAGACGTGGTTGAAGAACCTGATAAACGAATTTAAAAATGAAGATGTCCCGCAATCACCACCTCAACTTTCCATTGGTTCATGGATTCTTGGATCCATCTGTACGCATGTGCTTTATAAGCTTGCAACAGGTGAAAATGTTAAACTATTCCCGGAATTCTATTTGTCAACAATCCAAGATTTCGACCGTTAG
- a CDS encoding FRG domain-containing protein, whose protein sequence is MITNENQLKEAIEKIQSASSNTSLLLFRGENQKYEQMRSGKARPNAFDIPEIENGWNTIVGRLIRDQNRSTEYKQSILQHYGYPTFYLDLTCDPLVAAWFSVYKFKKLEPIKWIGEIGFRLHNRTTYEKIYDGVGYLYILEIPNYKTFIESNLLFDISDEDLFIRPKKQSAFLMLDRNDNVCNPNNFVIHTLKIDRSQFSSSYDILDLFPHPSDDKGYNKLLDVPFIKNSFCYVTSDESTDHAPDYMTLDYFHSHSKRIIDIPFYLKEIDNLYNIKPKTKDITLFEPILFRNWKQLDRFNLADYFSVPNDVFLSDATKISLSPAALYNLYKADSQITLQWPKVNSDNILFIKTEYAHDVAGYEEQPYLGIWLYKYLDQIIESYIIIEEDGRNGVINIDPGNTYIVRNDVLKIAVRKSEELEDDVEVRIRIIKQFFKIHGLIEDNEVALLPNPFDVENWHILL, encoded by the coding sequence ATGATAACGAATGAAAATCAGCTCAAAGAGGCCATAGAAAAGATTCAGTCCGCTTCTTCAAATACAAGCCTATTGCTGTTCCGCGGAGAGAATCAGAAATATGAGCAAATGCGATCTGGGAAAGCACGACCAAACGCATTTGACATACCTGAAATTGAAAACGGTTGGAATACTATAGTAGGTAGATTGATAAGAGATCAAAACAGATCTACTGAGTATAAGCAGTCTATTTTGCAACACTATGGATACCCTACATTCTATTTGGATTTGACCTGCGATCCATTAGTTGCAGCTTGGTTTTCTGTTTATAAATTTAAAAAACTGGAGCCAATAAAATGGATTGGGGAAATTGGCTTTAGATTACATAACCGAACCACTTATGAGAAAATATATGATGGTGTCGGCTATTTGTATATTCTTGAAATTCCCAACTACAAAACATTTATTGAAAGCAATTTGCTTTTTGATATCAGTGACGAAGACTTGTTTATAAGACCAAAAAAACAGTCTGCTTTTTTAATGCTTGATAGAAATGACAATGTATGTAATCCTAATAATTTTGTGATTCACACGCTTAAAATCGATAGAAGTCAGTTTTCTAGTTCTTATGACATTTTAGATTTATTTCCACACCCAAGTGATGATAAGGGCTATAACAAACTACTGGATGTTCCATTTATTAAGAATTCCTTTTGTTACGTAACATCAGATGAGTCGACTGACCATGCCCCTGATTATATGACTTTGGATTATTTTCATAGCCATAGCAAACGAATAATAGATATTCCTTTTTATTTAAAAGAAATAGACAATCTTTACAACATTAAACCAAAAACAAAAGATATAACATTGTTTGAACCTATTCTTTTCAGAAATTGGAAACAGCTAGACAGGTTTAATTTGGCTGATTATTTCTCTGTTCCAAATGACGTTTTTCTTTCGGATGCGACGAAAATTTCCCTTTCTCCAGCTGCGCTTTACAATTTATACAAAGCAGATTCACAAATAACTCTACAGTGGCCTAAGGTCAATTCAGACAATATTCTGTTCATTAAGACAGAATATGCGCATGATGTAGCAGGTTATGAAGAACAGCCATATCTCGGGATATGGCTTTACAAATATTTGGATCAGATTATTGAAAGTTATATAATCATAGAAGAAGATGGACGAAATGGGGTTATTAATATAGATCCTGGGAATACCTATATAGTTCGTAACGACGTTTTAAAAATTGCGGTACGAAAAAGTGAAGAGTTAGAAGATGATGTAGAAGTTAGGATTAGAATTATTAAACAGTTTTTTAAAATACATGGATTAATAGAAGATAACGAAGTTGCATTACTTCCAAATCCTTTTGACGTCGAAAACTGGCATATCTTATTATGA
- a CDS encoding TlpA family protein disulfide reductase, producing the protein MKVTKKSTIKNYQYGVTAFISLMLSSLLCNGQSQASDLKALSIGDTVPYLAFAKAVNYSSPTLSTADFTDKAIILDFWATYCIPCIASFPKMEELQKKHEDKLKIILVSNDKEKAITSFYSRRSDLTLPTGLYQSGAAISKLFPYKVIPHYVWINKDGVIKAVTGHHEVTDKNIELFLAGKPLNEKMKNDELARGNYGGQAIDTLAYDPKWSSNSIALNEKFIYHSSLMRYDPRLTGMGIEGLDTLQYRYRLMQNYSAAFLMQEALGLTTRTSVKMYMDLDNWGLNSISPKATQAERESWQKKYAYTYRIIIEHQDSSKFHEIMLRDIEYALGLRTYNKTIVVPKLILSRVGSTKNPISKGAAPIYTHSIYHIEMQNTPISKLVDVLDRYHVGENLKLKNQRRLSIEDRTGITDHVDISLREINLGDLEVINAALKKYDLKLSLVEEPMEMIVVTDKPKP; encoded by the coding sequence ATGAAGGTTACTAAAAAATCCACTATCAAAAACTATCAGTATGGCGTGACAGCATTCATTTCTTTGATGCTATCTTCGCTCCTCTGTAATGGGCAATCCCAAGCTTCGGATTTAAAAGCGCTCTCTATCGGAGACACAGTACCGTATTTAGCCTTTGCAAAAGCAGTAAACTACAGCTCTCCTACTCTTTCCACAGCTGATTTTACTGACAAAGCGATAATCTTAGACTTTTGGGCAACCTATTGTATTCCATGTATCGCCTCATTTCCTAAGATGGAAGAATTGCAAAAGAAACACGAGGATAAATTGAAAATTATCCTAGTTTCTAACGACAAAGAAAAGGCGATTACTTCATTTTACAGCAGGCGATCGGATCTAACCTTACCTACTGGACTCTACCAAAGCGGAGCTGCCATCAGCAAGCTATTTCCTTACAAAGTAATTCCCCATTATGTCTGGATCAATAAAGATGGCGTAATAAAGGCAGTTACAGGCCATCACGAAGTAACCGACAAAAACATTGAGCTGTTTCTTGCAGGAAAACCGTTGAACGAGAAAATGAAAAATGATGAATTAGCACGTGGAAACTATGGTGGTCAAGCGATAGATACTTTGGCGTACGATCCAAAATGGTCTTCAAATTCGATAGCGCTCAACGAAAAATTCATTTATCACTCATCACTAATGCGGTATGATCCTAGGCTAACGGGGATGGGAATTGAAGGACTAGATACGCTACAATATCGTTATAGGCTGATGCAGAATTATTCTGCAGCTTTCCTCATGCAAGAAGCCTTAGGCTTGACCACTAGGACATCTGTAAAAATGTATATGGATCTAGACAACTGGGGGCTTAACTCGATTTCACCGAAAGCTACACAAGCAGAACGAGAATCTTGGCAAAAAAAATACGCATACACCTATCGAATTATCATTGAACACCAAGATAGCAGTAAATTTCATGAGATCATGCTTCGCGACATCGAATACGCGCTAGGATTAAGGACGTATAATAAAACGATTGTTGTTCCCAAGTTAATTCTTTCCAGAGTTGGATCCACTAAAAATCCCATCAGCAAAGGTGCCGCTCCAATTTATACGCACAGCATTTATCATATCGAAATGCAGAACACCCCTATTTCCAAACTCGTAGATGTGCTCGACCGCTATCATGTAGGTGAAAACTTGAAGTTAAAAAATCAGCGAAGATTATCGATTGAAGATCGAACAGGCATTACTGATCATGTCGATATTTCATTGCGCGAGATCAACCTTGGAGATCTGGAAGTAATAAATGCCGCACTTAAAAAGTACGACCTAAAACTTTCCCTAGTAGAAGAACCTATGGAAATGATCGTTGTAACAGACAAACCGAAACCATAA
- a CDS encoding JAB domain-containing protein produces MQTTLDFQNRNNQHKGIYANELTLSYKKAIRLEDPGFKQINSSLKVSQILRSIWDEDQLTIRESFYLLCFSTKLDLIGYYKVAEGGLDQVLIDIRIVFSTALLARSSSIVVAHNHPSGTCEPSSADRVLTRRLVDAGQLLAIQLNDHIILTEDSYYSFRDEGDL; encoded by the coding sequence ATGCAAACTACATTAGATTTTCAGAACCGTAACAACCAGCACAAAGGAATTTATGCCAATGAACTTACATTGAGCTACAAAAAAGCCATCAGGTTGGAAGATCCTGGATTTAAGCAGATCAATAGCTCGCTAAAAGTTAGCCAAATCCTGCGATCAATATGGGATGAAGATCAGCTGACGATTCGAGAGAGCTTTTACTTGCTATGTTTCTCGACCAAACTTGATCTCATTGGTTATTATAAAGTAGCAGAGGGAGGTCTAGATCAGGTATTGATCGATATCAGAATTGTATTCTCTACAGCGCTTTTAGCAAGATCTTCTTCCATCGTAGTGGCTCATAACCACCCGAGTGGTACGTGCGAACCGAGTTCCGCGGATAGAGTACTAACTAGAAGATTAGTAGATGCCGGCCAATTACTGGCCATACAACTTAATGACCATATAATCCTAACCGAAGATTCTTATTACTCTTTTAGGGATGAAGGGGACCTATAA
- a CDS encoding Crp/Fnr family transcriptional regulator, with amino-acid sequence MEKSIKFFLDVVAEGISLESGLLFEIQRAAELAAYRKGEFWLSRGKRIGDIAFIITGCAMGYRYENRVQNVTKLWNSNEVIIEGCSLLPKRHPDDRVIFLEDSELLIFSIKMLESIQDRFPGTRNLIKHLLAIALDKEHNLLYQLKFRKAADRLRIAQKDYSKPFNLLTATQKSSYLGVSRQSFYNLI; translated from the coding sequence ATGGAAAAGTCAATTAAATTCTTTCTGGATGTTGTAGCCGAGGGCATAAGTCTAGAGTCAGGTTTGCTTTTTGAAATACAGAGAGCTGCGGAACTAGCTGCTTACAGGAAAGGAGAGTTTTGGTTAAGTAGGGGAAAGAGGATTGGTGATATCGCTTTTATAATTACTGGTTGCGCAATGGGTTACCGATACGAGAATAGGGTGCAAAATGTTACAAAGCTTTGGAACTCGAACGAGGTCATTATTGAAGGTTGTTCTTTACTTCCCAAACGACACCCTGACGATCGCGTCATTTTTCTCGAAGATAGTGAACTGCTGATTTTCTCTATAAAGATGTTGGAATCAATACAGGATCGATTTCCAGGAACACGTAATCTCATTAAACACCTCTTGGCAATAGCACTTGATAAAGAACATAACCTACTATACCAGCTTAAATTTCGAAAAGCAGCTGATCGATTACGAATCGCGCAAAAGGATTATTCTAAACCATTTAATCTGCTGACAGCGACACAAAAATCTTCCTACCTAGGAGTTTCTCGACAAAGTTTCTACAATCTGATATAG
- a CDS encoding type II CAAX prenyl endopeptidase Rce1 family protein — MGIKDFFQFLASNPNLIHTKQMDLRQRIYLVSKVLCSIYTIKLLFTILQITLLENKMVDDIKAVNISSTVLLEAGPILFLLQFPFLGPLLEELGFRAILQKGSVLTAAGVSSMVLVLIILLFKIPVYSIRGSSLLSISIACAFFLFLLKAPSILYNIMDIRNTHAQTLLWLNAIAFALWHYYNFDFEQTTAFSVAWYLTPHFITALILSWVSLKAGFFTACAVHICNNLLPAVFYIYANSD; from the coding sequence ATGGGCATTAAAGACTTTTTCCAATTTTTAGCTAGCAATCCAAATCTAATTCACACCAAACAAATGGATTTGAGACAGCGAATATATTTGGTAAGCAAAGTACTTTGCTCGATATATACTATTAAACTGCTGTTTACTATCTTACAAATAACTTTGCTAGAAAATAAGATGGTTGATGACATCAAGGCAGTTAATATTTCAAGTACGGTTTTATTGGAAGCCGGGCCTATATTATTTCTTTTACAATTTCCTTTTTTAGGTCCCCTTCTCGAAGAATTAGGATTTAGAGCGATCTTACAGAAAGGTAGTGTCCTGACAGCTGCGGGTGTCTCCAGCATGGTGCTAGTACTAATAATCCTTTTGTTTAAAATACCAGTTTATTCAATTCGAGGGTCTAGCCTACTATCTATAAGTATTGCTTGTGCTTTTTTTCTCTTCTTGCTTAAAGCACCGAGTATCCTGTATAACATCATGGATATCAGAAACACCCATGCCCAAACTCTTCTATGGCTTAATGCTATTGCTTTCGCTCTTTGGCATTATTACAATTTTGATTTCGAGCAAACCACTGCCTTTAGTGTCGCGTGGTACCTCACGCCGCATTTCATTACCGCCTTGATTTTAAGCTGGGTGTCGCTAAAAGCCGGTTTTTTTACGGCTTGCGCAGTCCATATATGTAACAATCTACTTCCTGCAGTCTTCTACATCTATGCTAATAGTGACTAA